A region from the Aquimarina sp. ERC-38 genome encodes:
- a CDS encoding type III polyketide synthase, protein MSTKIVSIAKALPAYSRQTDEIIPFVKQWMNAQEERFQRKVIKIFENAAVDKRYSIMAPEEVFTATSFQEKNDIYIREVKKLGKNVLTDALHKADWKPDSLDYIITVSCTGIMIPSLDAYLINDVGLKQDVVRLPVTEMGCAAGVSGMIYAHNFLKANPGKRAAVIAVEAPTATFQLEDYSMVNIVSAAIFGDGAACVLLSSEEEAIGPKILGEGMYHFYDNTHMMGFNLTNTGLQMILDKSVPETIASHFPKIIHPFLASFGKDIEQVDHLIFHPGGKKIVMTVEELFGSLGKNIEDTKEVLRAYGNMSSATVLYVLERFINKNPSPGEVGLLLSFGPGFSAQRVLVEW, encoded by the coding sequence TTGAGTACAAAAATTGTAAGTATAGCTAAAGCGCTTCCGGCGTATTCTCGACAAACCGATGAAATCATTCCATTTGTCAAACAATGGATGAACGCGCAGGAAGAGCGCTTTCAAAGGAAAGTCATTAAAATTTTTGAAAATGCTGCGGTAGATAAACGTTATAGTATCATGGCACCTGAAGAAGTGTTTACAGCCACTTCATTTCAGGAAAAAAATGATATCTATATCCGTGAAGTAAAAAAGTTAGGTAAAAATGTTTTGACTGATGCCTTACACAAAGCAGACTGGAAACCAGATTCTTTGGATTATATTATTACGGTAAGTTGTACCGGAATTATGATTCCATCTTTGGATGCTTACTTAATCAATGATGTAGGACTTAAGCAGGATGTGGTGCGCTTACCTGTGACTGAGATGGGTTGTGCTGCTGGGGTTTCAGGGATGATTTATGCCCATAATTTTTTAAAAGCAAACCCGGGAAAACGAGCGGCTGTTATTGCAGTAGAAGCACCAACAGCAACGTTTCAGTTAGAAGATTATAGCATGGTAAATATTGTAAGTGCCGCTATCTTCGGAGATGGTGCTGCCTGCGTACTTTTATCTTCTGAAGAAGAAGCCATAGGTCCTAAGATTTTAGGGGAAGGAATGTACCATTTTTATGATAATACTCATATGATGGGGTTTAATTTAACCAATACCGGGTTGCAGATGATCTTAGATAAATCAGTACCCGAAACAATTGCCAGTCATTTTCCGAAGATTATTCATCCCTTTTTAGCATCCTTCGGAAAAGATATCGAACAAGTTGATCATTTGATTTTTCATCCGGGAGGAAAAAAAATAGTAATGACCGTTGAAGAATTGTTCGGAAGTTTGGGTAAAAATATTGAAGATACGAAGGAAGTCTTACGTGCTTATGGAAATATGAGTAGTGCTACGGTATTGTACGTTTTAGAAAGGTTTATAAATAAAAATCCTTCTCCCGGAGAAGTCGGATTATTACTAAGTTTTGGTCCGGGATTCTCTGCACAGCGGGTTTTAGTGGAGTGGTAG
- a CDS encoding PIN domain-containing protein: MDTNVVLDLLSIRKPFYDSIAKIATLAEKQKIVLVVSQISFATVNYFLTKFENNKVARVQLKWLMNMYKV; encoded by the coding sequence TTGGATACAAATGTCGTTTTAGACCTTCTTAGTATTAGAAAGCCCTTTTATGATTCTATTGCAAAAATTGCAACTTTAGCGGAAAAACAAAAGATAGTTTTAGTAGTCTCACAAATATCGTTTGCTACCGTTAATTACTTCCTTACTAAATTTGAAAATAACAAGGTTGCCAGAGTCCAGTTAAAATGGCTGATGAATATGTATAAAGTTTAA
- a CDS encoding DUF6090 family protein has product MKNNFKKFLRDIIPVLIGVLLALAINNWNEERKDRKYIAKFFTALKMELKETDVEITEKIPKQKILIDTLNSYSEDETVSLLQIIEKAKGVYAPAIRLNYWKALSNTKIELLPYERLSILADIEEGKELVEYKLNKILDFIYSNWTSTAIDTKLKMKFMLEELIRTQDEVQRDIRKILNE; this is encoded by the coding sequence ATGAAAAATAATTTTAAAAAGTTTCTAAGAGATATTATTCCGGTTCTTATTGGAGTATTACTTGCCCTAGCTATTAATAATTGGAATGAAGAAAGAAAGGATAGAAAATATATAGCAAAATTCTTTACTGCTTTAAAAATGGAGTTAAAAGAAACTGATGTGGAAATAACTGAAAAAATACCTAAGCAGAAAATACTTATTGATACATTGAATTCTTACTCGGAAGATGAAACGGTATCCCTTCTTCAAATTATCGAAAAGGCAAAAGGAGTATATGCGCCAGCAATTAGATTAAACTATTGGAAAGCACTATCTAACACAAAAATAGAATTATTACCTTATGAAAGATTATCCATCTTAGCGGATATTGAAGAGGGAAAAGAACTAGTAGAGTACAAATTGAATAAAATTTTAGATTTTATTTACTCCAATTGGACTTCAACTGCTATAGATACAAAGTTGAAAATGAAATTCATGCTTGAAGAATTAATAAGAACACAAGATGAAGTACAAAGAGATATTCGTAAAATTTTAAACGAATGA